GTAGAAATTGCATCATGACAAGAAAGTGAATTTACAGTATTTCATACTCATTTTTAAtcgcaaaattaaaaaaaaaaaattaacgtaTAATTGTATAGTTGAAAATTCTAGTTGGGTTTAGAGTCAATGAGTTGGAAGGAAGGTTATTTagagaaatgcatgttataaGAAGAGAAGAGGTTAAAGTGATTCCATAATCTAAGCTGGCTTTGTCGTTTGGCTTGTAATAATTGTGGTTGTGATGGGATTGCTTTCTCTTTAATTGATTGTTCCTCTGTCAATTTCTCTTATCTTTGAGTTCAATCTATGTGACATTTAACTGCTTTTGGTTTATATGCCAATCCTTACAtttcattataaattttaaaaccaTTCTCAGATAATATAccattattcatttaatttaatttaatttaattcaatttaagagGGCATTTATGTAATCTTGTTGGATATTTAAATAATGATTGATTATCCATTATGACAAAACCAGAAATTCTATTTGCCGATAGGATTTGTTTATCAGAAGCTTTTTAGGATAATtgaaaattatgaatttaattattatcaaaCAAACCCacaaatattttaaacattttattGGTTGTGGGCTTCTTAAGGCATTACTCATTGCAACTAACAAGATGGGCAAACACCGATTTGTTTGATCCAATCTAAATACAACGTAgacttttccaaaaaaaaaaatcttaatttgtCCAATCATGTCTGTCTTGATTAATTTTAAGGActtttatgaaatataatatatgatttataaaatttatattagaccccaaaaaataagaatataaatagaaattaaaaataattaggcTGCTGTTgtgataattaaaatttattataagacAATAATCAGCCAATTCAGTACAGTATATGTAACTTCAATAATAATTATACATGATCTGCCCACATTATTTcatgaattattttcttttataaaaaaatactatttatttttttatggtattgcaaaattaactattaatctatatttttttagaaaaaaaattaaatagtctctataattttaaaaatttgactaaaaaataaaaaatttcccttattaaattttagtacTTTCAGTTATTATATACGGTAAAAGAGCAAtgcaaattaatattaaatagttgaattgtaataaaaaaatctataaaacGCCAACGATTACAAACATAAACAGGTCCAAAATCAATACTAAAGGAATaaagtttgaaaaaaaaaaagattaaaagaaaattttaaactcTATTTGAAAACTCGAACTCCCCAatttagtttacataaacaaaacCGCCGCCTTCTTAAAATAAATTGGCCTTTTCCAGCGACCTCAAGAAGAGATTTCTTCACCATTAAAGTTAAaactttatacacaaagaaaaaATACAAGACAGAAGACAAACCAAAATATCAGAGTCAAAGAGAatggagaagagaagagaaagcaCATGCAACTCGATTAGGAGGAGATAGAAGAGTCAGACACTTAGGAAGGGAAAAACTTTCTTCCTCAATCGTGTCAAGCCATCATCTCCAGAATCGAGAGCCTCTTCCAGGTCGACGATCCATCAAAATATCATTATGAAGTCAAATATGGGAGCTCAATCTACAagaaataaagtagaaaaaaataaaaaaaaaaatcaataaccaTGGCAAGCCAAAAAGATCTCTCACTCAACAAAAGCATCGGTTGCTAGAACCACAAAATCAATAAAGGTATGTACAAACTCACCTAGAGGAGAGGGAGGACACTCACGTCTAGACAAGGAAGGGGAGAGCCACCTCTGCTCGAAAAGAATAGAGATAGCTGCGCAAAACCAGTAAAGGATGAGGATTGAGtataaaaaaaactctttaaCAATGatagaaaactctctctatcaaCCAGAGAAAGAAGCTACATTTTTTTAGTTGAGTTTTCAAACTCAcatgaaacttttattttatttataaaataataaacactaactagttaattttatataaagaaattaaatattgagtttaaaaaatgaaatggataatttttatataagtaaaataatttaCACAAAGAACATTCTAGAATTTCCCCTcctctatatatataaatatatactttTGATAATGGATTGATAGCTTTTGCTTTTAACAAGGGTAAATGTCCATATTTGTTTAGAACATATATAGAAGGAAATTGAGTTAGTTGATCATAATTAAAAGAGGACTCACAAAAGCCTTAAAAAAGTTCAAACTTTGATCATTGTGCTTCCCAACAACTTGAAAATTCTAGTGCTTATGCCCATTTGGTTGATCTTCATTACATTAGTTCTATCTTCTCCATTATATGATTTCCCTGTTAACCCATAATTGGGGACTTTCcagtgatttttttatttaattaaaaatattcttaatttttttaatacactttaatttttattattttttagctcTAGTAAGTATTTACTCtattcataaataattaaagttacAAATATTTTAGTACTTAATTTTTAGTACATTGTGAATATAATATTCTACTCactctttattatttaaaacgATTTCATATACTTGTAAAAATTGAACATTTTCATCGTTCTAACACTTGTGGATTGTATTTCAATTTGATGGGATAACACATTGCCAATTCTTGCAGTTTTATGGTGTATTTTTGTGCGTAATTGAGGAATCACAAAGTTTTGTCTTATGTCTATATCGATGGGAGTAATTAATGTAATGAGGGTCTAATTTCCTGTTGGGTGTTGGATACTTTGAGATAATAAAGATCAATTAGGATAACATCCAGTCGAATGATGTCGTGGTTGGCTGGGCCTGATTTTCTGGTTTCATCATCAAAATGGTTGAATTTGTTCGGCCGTTCTTTTCCTTGATTCAAATAATCAGGGCAATGACAAGGGACCTATGTGTATAATGAATAGGCCCATTGTGGAGAAATTTTATTATGAACAGCCTCTTTCATGTAGATTTGAATACATGAAATGGCAAATCAAGTTATAAATAGATAGTCTAATATGACGTGTTCAACTTTGATCTCTAATTTTCTActtaaaacaaatataaataGATAACTAATATTAGTGGGTCATACAAAATTCAAGTTTGAAAAATACTTttgtattcaattttttttttggttaccATGCAATAATATTGCATTTCCATATAGCTCAAATACAAGGGATACAGGGCTATAAACAAAATCAAAGGCTCACAATCCAACAAACCAATCTAAAAAAAGTAAATTcagataaaaataaaagcaaacaaaattaaattaaagaataaatcAAATTACCTAACACATAATAATACATATCATTTAATTCAGAATAAAAATCgataacatataaataattataatattatctttAAATAATGTGTTTCACATctaaatataacaaaaaatattatGGCAATTTTTCGTAAACAACATTAAAAAATGAGAGTTTCTCCTTTTAAGATCGATAAACttttgaaaagtgagtttctctattttttaatagaGTCTTCCTCctcaattttcaaaattttttttcctcaaTTTTTTCATCCTCCTTTTAAGATGGACAGACTTTTAGCGGAGCTCTCTCAATTTTTCTTAACTTCTTCCTCCTCTTTTCCAATTATTACtctatattttctatttatcatGATTATTTTAGTTCATAAACTTGATTTGAATATTGGAGAGTCTCTACTATCTTCGGCAgacttcttataattttttctctattttgtaGATCACTTCCTCAAAATCAAGCACCGAAGCAGATTTTCTCCTCAAAAGCCAAAAGCTAAAGTTGAACATTCTCAAAATCAGACCATCAAAGAACTCTCTCCTATAAGCactataaacttaaaaaaaaacacaataaaaaaaaaagaaaagaaaagccaCAAAAAATAAACACTACACGTTTACTCTCAATGAGAGGAGAACCGAAAGGATGAAGctccaaaataatattttattattaaaaaaataatattttattatcatgacttatttaactttaaaattaaaatttaaggatttatttagttaaaaaattGATTCGACTTATTTAACTCTAAACCAAAAATATATCGActtaattaaacttattttcatttttaaactcaatatttaatttctttattttctctatcaaaatattttttttaagtttgataaatttaagatatatgattaaactatttattttttaaaaaagttgagtgatataaataataattttaatataaaccaagtattagaaaataataaatatttaagagtTCGATTATTTCAAAAGTAATTAGCGGAAAATTAGATGGAAATcttctaattttattaagttAAGATATAGAAATTAAGCCGTTGAATTTTGAAAGTGGAGGGatatatatatcaattttaatataaataaaagagcAGTAATTTATCCTTTAATTTTTGTTGAATAGATTTGCtttttataatagaaatttaggtttgatttcaatttcaatttgatttgaattacgctgattttgatttgatttcgtCCAAATTCGGACCAGCCATGTGTAGACGGATGCCGAGTTTACGAAGTCGTTCTGCCAGGTGCCCCAGTATTAATGTTTCGGTTGCATGGCGTATCCGATATGTATCCGATACAGGAAAATAGTTAACGTTGCATTATCAGATCTGACGTCTCCTTCCCCATCTTCCagatttttcctcttttttctttttttgtgtcTGAGACTCTTCCAGAAATTGACTACTTGTTTTCCTGGTGCATTTTCAGACTGATCATTTGTATTTTCACACCTTGAGATCCATataatgaattaaatatttgtaataatttaaattgcTTCTGTCTAAACAGCTCATCTCCACAGAGACAGTGTCCATGACAAATGGTCAACAATTCTATATAGACTTAACAGATCGATGTCCTGTCCTGTTGCCTTGCCCAGTAACTTTGACTTTTCTCTTGTTCAACTTGCACGAGCTCTTGACTCAGTTgccattttttatttctttttaattttatttatcaccCTCTAGTTAGACTTTTTTGTTCATCCAAGAATAACTGGAAGAAAACAAGAATTGGTGAGGTTCATGCAGAACTTAATTATATAtgctttaatattttcttaattttcccgaaatgataataataataatgtccACAAAGTTGATATATAGCATTTGCATGTATGGGAGCTTTGATCAAATATGgccatttttatatttaatatcctTTTACAACTTCTAGGAATCGAAATCAAACAAAAGAATTCATATGGTTTTACATATTTTTCGTGGATATCAATGAAAGAACTTGTAAATATATATGTAATGGATTGGTTAGCGAGCTTTGGGATTGAAGGCCTTTCTCCCCAGTATGCCTTGTTTGTATGGCAAGAAAGTTTTCTTCTTCATATCCTCGGATGCTGCTTTATTCTTCGTGTAATGCAACTCGTGAGCCGACAATTGCCCTTTTCTCCTTGACGCCGGAACTGAACCGGAGCTTTCTTTGGACCGGGAGCTCGTGTTCTTTGCATCTTCTGGTTTCCTGAAGAAAGATGGAAACTTTGTCCTCAAAGGATCTTTATCCGCTGCTCTTCCCTCAGATGCGCTTCTGAACAGAAGGAAATCTCTCATCAACCTCCATTTTTTTGAAGAACTCTTTGTAGTtgaagcagcagcagcagcagaagaagaagaagtggatGGCCCTGAAGCTTTTGAATTTGGAGCTGCTGATTGTTTGGTTGTTTCCAGTaactttctctcttcttcttcccatGGATATTCAGAAACTCTATGTGGGGAAAGCGATCTTGTAGACCGGCGGCTTGAACTCGTTGCTAAAGCTTGATGTCTCTctctacctctacctctaccattttcagttctctttcGAGTATTTTCATCAGCAACAGCAAAAGGGTCTGAATCTTTCTTCTTCCTCGGAGAAAAAACCTCACGTATAATCTTTTTCCCTTGAGCTATTGGTGATCTGGCTGACCTTGGCGATAAAAACCCACGTCTCTCCTCAATCTGTAAGCGAGGAGGAGGCTTCAAAGGCCGGATTTTGCCACCATCAAAAAGTTCATCGGCGGAAAGAGAACTCTCCTCCAGTTCAGACCTGAAATCAAATGCGAAATCATCTCCACTATGATTAGGCACTGGCATGGGCGATGCAGGTGTAGCGTTATCATCCCAGGCGAAGTCATCAAAACGACTATAGAACTCGGCGATGCGTGAAGGACTTGTGGGAGCACTGAGAGTAATATCACCAAAACGTTTAGGAGTAGAAGGAGCGCTCATGAATGGCATAGGATTGGCGTCGTTGAAGTCGAAATCCATGCCGGTTGGAGGCATTGCCACTTCCATTTTCAACGTGTTCTAGAGATGCAGGTGATTGATACCGAAGATTGATTGGTGTTTGGAAGGAGGGAAACAAATATATAggggagggagagagagagagagagagagagagaggaaggaAACGAGAGAGAAGGAACATAAAGAGATTGGGAGGAGATGATTTTGTTGACCATATAAGATAAAGGACCCGCCggtcattatattttataaaaaaaaaaaaaagttaaaatatggAAATGAGTTCAATGAGGTAAGTTGTCGTATCTTAACTAAAtactataatttaatattaaaatattttaataattaaatattagttcaattttttattaaatatgttttaatttcaatttaaatcaaaattttgagGTTAATTGagttaaaaagttaaatattgaataacatatttaaatttctaCTTCTTTAATcagatattaatatttattgagTGTAGTGATCATGAGCCAACCAATCACAAGGTGTGAATTTTCCTTGGAggggaagaagagaaagaggcTGACATACCTAATTaggtaaatataaaatttaagagttATGAATGTCATTAGCTACGTcttctatttaaaatttaattacatattaattaattaataatttcttgACCTTCTCACGTTTGATTAAATTGGGATTTTGTGGTCAACCTTTTTGTTCGTGTTATCACTAAATTTGTTATACAAGTAATTAGCCAGATGATCTATGTTCtgtcttcctttttttttaaaaaaaatatttaatttgtaaGTGGGTAAAATTTAGACAACTGGGTATAGTTTATATAGACAAATAGATGGCAAGATCTTGTGAAATGGGCaacaaaaattttagtttatagAAACGTGATATtataataaagagaaataaacaaaCGTAAAGTAAGATATTCAAATGATTGGGTAAGGACCAAGGAAAGGAAACTGAATTGGAAACAAGTCAAGGTCACAATTTCTTCGCAAGTTGTTGCCATAACTAACGGTGGAGCACTGCCCTTCTAGAGGGATTTTTATTTCgttgtttatataattttttgtgttttctttttattgttGCGGATGCATATCGATTTTTGTCAATTCCCTTTGCATGGAAGGGCTGATAGGCACGACAATGGAAAGAGGGAGCTTCAGCTAGAAGATGTAAACTAATTGGATCGAAAGTAGGGAGATACATGCGATATCCAATACAcaaaggcaaaaaaaaaaaaatatctctcCAATATCTGAAGTAGAGAGACACCACTGTACGCAGAAAAGATAGAAGAAGATCTcatcacagcagagagaagcACCAGCCATGAGAGGGCGGCAGATCTAAGGCATTAACAAAGGCAGAGATGAGGATCCTCTTCGGCGATCCACTCAAGCCTTCCAGAACCTTTAATTTCCATGAATTCTCCATCGAAGACTACACTCTATTGTTGAGATTTGACAACAGATGAGAAACGCAATGTGTACCCAACAAACGGGGTGCAAGCAGGAGCAACTAGAGACAGAGATGAGTTGATGTAGCGCtgcaaacctgcatgcaaataTCAAACGAAAAAGTAAATAAAGCCACAGCAACACACTGAATAGATGAAAACCAAATCCCACTCATAACCACAAATTCACTCCAAAAAGAATAAGAAAGTTTATTTATACACGCTGTCCCACTCTTTAGAAACAACTCATTCTCTGAATAGGGGTAATCCCCTGCCCCGGGCAAGAGACAGTCACACAACGTGGATAAGATTAAAccgtaaaaaaaataataataaaataaaatttcagaaaGAGTTTTTCTCTCTAGTTCAAATTAAAGAGAAGGGTCTCAATCGATGCTCAATTTTACACTATATCAATTAAAGATtgtagaataattttaaattaaaaaatcacttCAATTTATGTGTTAAATTATTAAGATTTTGTTtggtataaataattttataaaaaaaataaataaatttttataaatcatatataaatttttttatgcataataaatattttttaaattaaaaaattaattttttttatttcaaacaaaatatttaaaaaaaaaaatcaattgaatcaaattgttataaaaatttttggAGGGAATACAATAGggaataaaattttttgttttaataaatctcatttaaatcatatatatatatataatcacatttaaaatttatccTTAATAACCTCAAAACATATAAttccaattttttaaaataaaaattttttaaattaaaaaatttgaatttttccatttaaaaaaaatcgttAGAacataaatacattaaattaaatttttacaaaatgtttttattgcaaaagcaaaggtaaatatttaaaattttcttttattgtgaTTATTacgttaaattatatatatatatatatattggatAATTATGAAGTCCTTGTCTGATTTGCATGGACATTAACAAGATTGCGATCCAGTTAAGAGGCTAAAGACTCGTAGGTTGGATTCTTGTTACACCAATAATGTCAACTTAGAAacgaaaattaaatttagaaaagaCCGTCTAGAAGTTAAGGGTTGACAATTTGCATACTGCTTCATGCTAATAAAAATTAACATttcaatgaaaattaaatttagcgTATAGTTACTccttgttataaaaaaaaatatataattaatatggttatattaataaaaaaattttttctctttttaatatACTATTcgcttatattttataataaaattaacaatgacaagtattattattaaaaattatttttaattgatatccataatttttattattattataatattttttaaataaaattaatatcagTACAAAATTTTTCACTATAAATTGCCTATTGCATGGATAGGCAGGTTGTCAGTTGCCATTAATGTGTAATTTGAAGAGCTTGGCCCAATCTGAGAATAAAATAGAAACCTCTATTGGGCTTCCGAAAGCCCAAATCCATTCTATTGGGTTACCATCCGATCTTCCTTGAATATTTGATCTCTGAGCCCAAGAAACATAACTTATTActattatttctttaattttaaaaagtaaaaaaataaaggaaaaatatccatacattttcatattatttttaaataaaataaaatgtcaataatataaattttattttttttaagtaattttttttacttttataaataaaattttatatttaaattaaaataaaaagtatgttatttttttaaataacctTAAGAAagaggaatatatatatatatattcttatacTTGGGAAGaaaagaacataaaaatagaaaatgaactattttaaattttattttttaataattatactttGTATTTAATGGGATGGCCATTAACTTCAACATTCATCGAATTAATTCAATGGTccttgatgaccgctggattttacCACTCCGATTTGAAACCTGATCCATGATCAAAACCCTTTACTTGAAGGCCCTTAAGCCTTCCAAATGAACCAAGTTCAACCCGCTCGGCCTTAAGATCGGACCCCCTAAAGCCTTTATATCGGGTCGGCCCAGTCCTTTCGACCCTAAGATCATACCTTCCCTGGACTTCAATCCTAATCTCACCAACTAGCCCAGTCCGAAGGAGAAAAGGTAGCCAACCCATTCACCTAGTAGGTCCATCT
The sequence above is a segment of the Manihot esculenta cultivar AM560-2 chromosome 5, M.esculenta_v8, whole genome shotgun sequence genome. Coding sequences within it:
- the LOC110616231 gene encoding uncharacterized protein LOC110616231 → MEVAMPPTGMDFDFNDANPMPFMSAPSTPKRFGDITLSAPTSPSRIAEFYSRFDDFAWDDNATPASPMPVPNHSGDDFAFDFRSELEESSLSADELFDGGKIRPLKPPPRLQIEERRGFLSPRSARSPIAQGKKIIREVFSPRKKKDSDPFAVADENTRKRTENGRGRGRERHQALATSSSRRSTRSLSPHRVSEYPWEEEERKLLETTKQSAAPNSKASGPSTSSSSAAAAASTTKSSSKKWRLMRDFLLFRSASEGRAADKDPLRTKFPSFFRKPEDAKNTSSRSKESSGSVPASRRKGQLSAHELHYTKNKAASEDMKKKTFLPYKQGILGRKAFNPKAR